In Thermotoga sp. Ku-13t, one genomic interval encodes:
- a CDS encoding GatB/YqeY domain-containing protein encodes MDLKSKLNQDLKEAMKAKDEVKLRTIRMLLAAIKNFEVEKMRPATDEEILQIMSKEIKKRQEAIEMYEKGNRQDLAQAERLEVQIIQSYMPQQMSEEEIRELAKRIITELGLSSPKDVGTAMKAIMPHVKGRADGKLVNRIVSELLGGS; translated from the coding sequence GTGGATCTGAAGAGCAAGTTGAATCAGGATCTGAAAGAAGCCATGAAAGCAAAGGATGAAGTGAAACTCAGAACGATCAGAATGCTTCTGGCTGCGATCAAGAATTTTGAGGTTGAAAAGATGCGTCCAGCCACGGACGAAGAGATCCTTCAGATCATGTCGAAAGAGATAAAGAAAAGACAAGAAGCAATTGAGATGTACGAAAAGGGGAACAGACAGGACCTGGCGCAGGCAGAGAGGCTCGAAGTTCAGATCATACAGTCTTACATGCCTCAACAGATGAGTGAGGAAGAGATAAGAGAACTTGCGAAAAGGATCATAACTGAGCTTGGTTTATCCAGTCCGAAAGACGTGGGTACAGCCATGAAGGCCATCATGCCACACGTAAAAGGTAGGGCGGATGGAAAACTCGTGAACAGAATAGTTTCAGAACTTCTCGGCGGGAGCTGA
- the hup gene encoding DNA-binding protein HU, translating to MNKKELVDKVAKKAGLKKKDVKKVVDTMLDAITEALAKGEKVQLVGFGSFEVRKAAQRKGVNPQTKKPITIPARKVPKFRPGKVLKEKVK from the coding sequence ATGAACAAGAAGGAACTTGTCGACAAGGTCGCGAAAAAAGCGGGACTGAAGAAGAAGGATGTCAAGAAAGTAGTTGACACAATGCTCGATGCTATCACCGAAGCCCTTGCAAAAGGAGAAAAGGTCCAGCTCGTCGGCTTTGGAAGCTTCGAAGTCCGCAAAGCTGCTCAGAGGAAAGGCGTCAACCCACAGACGAAGAAGCCGATCACGATTCCTGCAAGAAAAGTTCCAAAGTTCAGACCTGGTAAGGTTCTGAAGGAAAAGGTCAAGTGA
- the mnmE gene encoding tRNA uridine-5-carboxymethylaminomethyl(34) synthesis GTPase MnmE, translating into MDTIVAIASPRGIGAISIVRLSGPESWRICLRALKTVPDHVEPRRAYHNFILDEDNEVLDEVLVLFYRAPHSYTGEDMVEVMCHGGPMVTQMVLERFIKLGARLAEPGEFTKRAFFNGKMDLTKAESVKQIVEATSKTAVKIAAANLSGRLASFVENLRQDALRVLARIEVEFDYPDEVFTEPEFLRQELMNLLERVDDSLKNADSRLAVSRGLRIVIVGKPNVGKSTLLNTLLNEERAIVTEIPGTTRDIIEAFTTIRGITFTLIDTAGIRETQDRVEKIGVERAISAASTADLILFVLDASTPLDEDDLKILQLIKNKRYLVVVNKVDVIDRIDLDRLKSTLGTNAHVLVISALKREGIEKLEEEIIRQVQDLLENVDGYVSTTRQYELLLSCKSNLNGAIEELEKGRLDAAAERLRKCLEALDSLLGREYRIDLIERMFSDFCVGK; encoded by the coding sequence GTGGACACGATCGTTGCCATAGCGAGTCCGAGGGGCATCGGGGCCATTTCCATCGTTCGATTGAGTGGTCCTGAATCCTGGCGGATTTGTCTCCGGGCGCTGAAAACTGTTCCAGACCATGTTGAACCGCGCCGAGCTTATCATAATTTCATTCTGGATGAGGACAACGAAGTGCTGGACGAGGTGCTCGTTCTCTTCTACAGGGCCCCCCACTCTTACACCGGCGAAGACATGGTCGAAGTGATGTGCCATGGAGGTCCCATGGTGACACAGATGGTTTTAGAGAGGTTCATCAAGCTCGGCGCAAGGCTCGCAGAACCTGGTGAATTTACCAAGAGAGCCTTCTTCAACGGGAAGATGGATTTGACGAAAGCCGAATCGGTCAAGCAGATAGTAGAAGCCACGTCGAAGACGGCTGTCAAGATCGCGGCGGCGAACCTTTCGGGAAGGTTGGCAAGTTTCGTTGAGAATCTTCGCCAGGATGCGTTGCGTGTTCTGGCACGCATCGAAGTCGAGTTCGACTATCCAGACGAGGTCTTCACGGAGCCCGAATTCTTGAGACAGGAATTGATGAATTTGCTAGAGCGCGTTGACGATTCTCTGAAGAACGCAGACAGTCGGCTCGCTGTTTCCAGAGGATTGAGGATCGTCATTGTGGGCAAGCCCAACGTCGGTAAATCGACCCTGTTGAACACTCTTTTGAACGAAGAAAGGGCTATCGTGACGGAAATCCCAGGAACCACGAGGGACATCATCGAGGCTTTCACAACGATCAGAGGGATCACTTTCACTTTGATAGACACTGCCGGCATCAGAGAAACTCAAGACAGAGTGGAAAAAATCGGTGTGGAGAGGGCAATAAGCGCTGCCAGTACGGCGGATCTGATCCTCTTCGTTCTGGATGCCAGTACTCCACTCGACGAAGACGATTTGAAAATACTGCAACTCATAAAGAACAAACGGTATCTCGTTGTTGTCAACAAGGTCGATGTCATCGACAGGATAGATTTGGATCGGCTGAAGAGTACTTTGGGGACAAACGCGCATGTGCTGGTGATTTCGGCACTGAAAAGAGAGGGCATCGAAAAACTGGAGGAAGAAATCATAAGGCAGGTCCAGGATCTACTTGAAAACGTCGACGGTTACGTGTCAACGACCAGACAGTACGAACTCCTCCTGTCCTGCAAATCGAACCTGAATGGAGCGATTGAAGAACTGGAAAAAGGAAGACTCGACGCAGCTGCCGAGAGATTGAGAAAGTGCCTCGAAGCACTGGATTCATTGCTTGGGAGAGAGTACAGAATCGATCTCATCGAGCGAATGTTTAGCGATTTCTGCGTTGGCAAATGA